A genome region from Macaca nemestrina isolate mMacNem1 chromosome 15, mMacNem.hap1, whole genome shotgun sequence includes the following:
- the LOC105496486 gene encoding EKC/KEOPS complex subunit TP53RK, whose amino-acid sequence MAAARAAAPDDGEDPAPEAEALAAARERSSRFLRGLELVKQGAEARVFRGRFQGRAAVIKHRFPKGYRHPALEARLGRRRTVQEARALLRCRRAGISAPVVFFVDYASNCLYMEEIEGSVTVRDYIQSTMETEKTPQSLSNLAQTIGQVLARMHDEDLIHGDLTTSNMLLKPPLEQLNIVLIDFGLSFISALPEDKGVDLYVLEKAFLSTHPNTETVFEAFLKSYSTSSKKARPVLKKLDEVRLRGRKRTMVG is encoded by the exons ATGGCGGCGGCCAGAGCTGCTGCCCCGGACGATGGCGAGGACCCCGCGCCAGAGGCTGAGGCTCTGGCCGCGGCCCGGGAGCGAAGCAGCCGCTTCTTGAGAGGCCTGGAGCTGGTGAAGCAGGGCGCCGAGGCGCGCGTGTTCCGCGGCCGCTTCCAGGGCCGCGCGGCGGTGATAAAGCACCGCTTCCCCAAGGGCTACCGGCACCCGGCGCTGGAGGCGCGGCTTGGCCGGCGGCGGACGGTGCAGGAAGCGCGGGCTCTCCTCCGCTGCCGCCGCGCGG GAATATCTGCCCCAGTTGTCTTTTTTGTGGACTATGCTTCCAACTGCTTATATATGGAAGAAATTGAAGGCTCAGTGACTGTTCGAGATTATATTCAGTCTACTATGGAGACTGAAAAAACTCCCCAAAGTCTCTCCAACTTAGCCCAGACAATTGGGCAGGTTTTGGCTCGAATGCACGATGAAGACCTCATTCATGGTGATCTCACCACCTCCAACATGCTCCTGAAACCCCCCCTGGAACAGCTGAACATTGTCCTCATAGACTTTGGGCTGAGTTTCATTTCGGCACTTCCAGAGGATAAGGGAGTAGACCTCTATGTCCTGGAGAAGGCCTTCCTCAGTACCCATCCCAACACTGAAACTGTATTTGAAGCCTTTTTGAAGAGCTACTCCACCTCCTCCAAAAAGGCCAGGCCAGTGCTAAAAAAATTAGATGAAGTGCGcctgagaggaagaaagaggaccATGGTTGGGTAG